Genomic DNA from Triticum dicoccoides isolate Atlit2015 ecotype Zavitan chromosome 4B, WEW_v2.0, whole genome shotgun sequence:
GGCGACCGGGCCAACACTCTGAGAGGCGCAGCCGGCTGCCAGACATGGCCACGGCGGAGCGAAAACCGGACGAAGCTTCACTCAAAGATCGTGCATTGCATTGTATAATATGGATTTAAGGTTTCTAATTTGAGAtattcaaatatgaaatatattttTTTGAGGCGTGATTGATCACTGTCCGGACGTTGTGAGGGGGCGGGACTTGCCCATCGCAATTGTAGATGCTTCCGGCCCGCGGGGATGCATGTTCAACTACAGTTTCACCGACGCACGCTATTTTGGATGTACTATGCGCGTGGGGATAATGTGCAGCAGCTAGCATAACTGAGTCACAAGTCACTGTAGCAATGTGTCCAGGTGCAGAGAACCCAGTGCTACAATGCTCCATGCCGCATCCTGCAATCATCCTACTCCTACCAGCGTGTACTATGATTTATAAATAACGCACATGCGTCCAGCAAGCCAGCCAACTAGCGGTTCGTCACATGAAAGCTATTTCTCGTATCACATGGTTTTCTAATAAAACCTGCCGTTTTCATGCGGTCTTCGGTGCACGGATCTGATGATTGTTTTTCGGAAAAAGCCTAATTTAAACCCTGAACTCGTAGCGGTTTGTCGAAACGAACCCTAAAGTCGAAATGCCGGACGATTGCACCCTGAACTATGAAATCCCAGTCTAAACTGAACCCGAAATCGTTTGGCAGACGAGGATTGCCGATGGATGGCCGGGATTGGTGCCATTTCGCACAGTTCCCCGTTGGGCCGGCCCGCTTCAGTTTTTTTTTCCTTCTTTACTAAAACGTGCAGTTTTTTTTCCTGTTTAAAACTGCAAAAAACTGAAGCGGATTGGTGCCATTCCGCACTGTCCCTGTTGGGCCGCTTGCTTCAGTTCTTTTCCTTCTTTATTATAACGCGCAGTTATTTTTTCCTGTTTAAAACTGCAAAAATAAGCACGCAGGGAGACTTGAACCCGAGACCACCTGTTGTTAGAGCATCTTTAGCGGACCCCTTAAAATCGCAAACTGTAAAACTAGGATACGGATTGAAAAAAATGCATTTTAAAGGTTCATTTTAGCTACGGCCGAACAGATACTGTAAAACAAACTGTAAAACTGGGATAAAGGGCTCCTTCCTCAAGTCCGCTGCTGTCCCCCCTTCCCCCAGTCGGCTGTGCCGGCCACGCCCAACCCCGTCGACCGCACCCCGTCGCCCATCGGTCGCGCCCCGTCCTTGCCGGCCGCACCCCGTCACCCGCCAGGCGTGCCCCGTCGCCCGTCGACCGCGCCTAGCCTCGCCGGGCACGCCCCGTCGCCTCCGCCGTCCGCGCCTTGCTCTATTGCCAGTCGTGCCCCTTTGCCTGCCGCGTCGAGAGGATTCCGGCGGCCAGGCTGAGGCCATGGGAAGCCACGACGATGCCGACCTCGTCCAATTCGAACCGACAGCGATCGATTGCGGCGTCTAGCGGCCTTTTCCGGTGTGCGGTGATGAATTCTGGTGAGTTTAGGGCGGATTCCGGCAAACTCCGCGGCGACGTGTTTGCTCCGACGAGGTTTGACCGGTATACGGGGCCCCTTAGGTTCGGCCTTCTAACCTCCAAATATAAGGGTTTCGGATGTGCATTTTTGGTAGCCCTTAATAAAATTACGGGTTGTATCATTTTTACGATTTTTGTTCTACACACTTTTTTCGACCAAACTGTAAAACGCAAAAATTATGCGGGTTTGACCAattatacggggtctgctagagatgctctttagTAGACGGAAGAAAACACCAGGACAGCAAATCTGTTGTGTTCAATTACCCCgcttttcttatttcttttctttttcttctttcttttctttttcttctttcttttcttttttttctttttttttctttttttccgaaATTCATGGTCATCTTAGTAGGAAATAGCAAACGAAAAAAAGAACATCGTGAACCAGATTTTCAAAAGGCAAAAAGGTCACagatttttaaaaaaatcacagaTTTCAAAAAACTTCAACAATTTTGAAAGAAGTTCACACATTTTAAAAAGAAAAGTTCACGGATTCTGGAAAAAATGTAAAAAGAAAAAGAGTTtatgtatttgaaaaaagttcattgattcaaAAAAGTCCATGAGTTTtgtaaaaatgttcacgaatttaaaaAATTGAATTGAAATTGTTTTCATGCATTAGATAAaaaagaaatactccctccgttccaaaataagtgtctcaactttgtactaaccttagtacaaagttgtactaagtttgagacacttattttgggacggagggagtactatataaggAGCTTCgaacaaaataaaaaagaaaataaaattttggAATATATTAGTCATAAGAGGTGAGGTGACGTGGTTGGTAAGGATAATTTGCACCGAAAGGAGAGGTCACGAGTTTGAATCACCTCGTGCGTGCACCCTTTTTTTTTAGCAGTGTAACAGAAAAAAACACATTTTCAACGGACAAAAAAATACAAATGGGCCGTGTATTTTTTAGCAGTGTAATAGCAAAAAAGGATTTTTTTTAATACATAGAAAAATACAAATGGACTTGCCCATCGCGGAGGGCGGGTGCGCACTGTAGTCAACACTGCTGCTCCTTGGCCCACCTGCCAGATGAATTCCTGCCACATTAGCGTTTTTATGCCTCAAACGATGCCAGGGTTGGATTTAGACCGGGATTGCATAGTTCAGGGTGCAATCGATCGAGATTTTGACTTGAGGGTTAATTTCACCGAACCTCTATGAGTTCAGGGTTTAAATTAGACTTTTTTCTTGTTCTTCTAGTACACGATGCACGATTAGACTAATCTCTTGGAGTGACAGTTTTATTCAACTCTTGGAGAGAATTATAGTGCGGCTCAAAAGCTGGAAAGAAAACTTTTTGTCTATGCGAGGAAAGGAAATTTTACTCAAGGCGGTTATATAATCCATTCCAGTTTTTGCTATGTCTGTCTTTAACATACCAAAGAAATTATGCAAAGAAATGACGGATGCAATGTCTGAATTCTGGTGGGGAGATACAGAGGACCAAAAGCGTATGCATTGGATGGCATGGTGGAGAATGTGCATCCCAAAGAAAGACGGAGGTATGGGCTTTCGTGATATGCACTCTTTCAATTTAGCTATGTTGGCGAAGCAATCTTGGAGACTGATTTCAAATCCAGATTCTCTATGTGCGAGAGTTCTTAAAGCTAAATATTACCCAAATTGTCACTTGTTGAAGGCGGGTCCGAAGAAGGGGTCATCTTTTACCTGGCAAAGCATAGTAGCAGGTCTACATACCTTCTGTAGAGGACACATTTGGAGAGTGGGTTCAGGGGAGACGACCAACATCTAGGAGGATCACTGGATTCCAGGTAGCATAAATCGCATGATACAGACTCCCAAGTGACAAATATTATTGCAAAAAGTTAATGAGCTCATTGATCCAACGACTGGCAAATGGGATGAGTGTTTAATCCGTGATATTTTTTACCCTATAGATGTGGACAGAATCTTGCGGATTCCCTTAAGCGAACACCAAGACGAAGATTTTGTGGCTTGGAATTATACAAAATCTTATTCATTCTCCGTCCGATCCGCGTATTATATTGAATGGGATCGCTCTCATCGTCACAGGTTGACGCAAGCGGATGGACAAGGGACATCAGGTCGGAATCCGGTATGGGACATTCTATGGAAACTGAGGGTTCCGAGCAAAGTGAAAATATTCGCGTGGAAGGCCTTGCATGGGATTCTCCCAGGTTTGGCTGTACTGACAAACAGGCATATCCCGACTACGGGCCAATGCCCGATATGTACAAAGGGTGCGGAGGACATCAAGCATCTGATGTTTACTTGCTATCGAGCAAAGCAGGTATGGCGAGCCTTGGGCATTTTGGACATAATTGAAGAAGGTACACGCATTGATAGGTCTGGATCAATTGTATTGGAAGAGATCTTGCGGCGACCAAACAACAAGTCTCCTGTACTTGGTCATGTTGGGCTGAAAGAATTAATTGTTGTTGGATCCTGGTATATTTGGTGGCAACAGAGGGAGTTTGTCAAGGATGCGTACGTTGCACCGCCGGCACGATCAGCGTTCAGAATACAGGCAATAGCAAGTGAGTTTGGTGTTGTAGGTCCTAAAGCTGTCACAAATGAAATACTATGGAGCAAGCCACCAAAGAACACGTACAAACTGAATGTGCACGCATCTTTCTCTGGTGATGGAACGGGAGGGGCAGGAGCTGTTATTCGTAATGATCAGGGAGAAGCAATTGCTGGCTCGTGTACACCCCTAAATCACTTACTAGATGTGGCTACGGCTGAAGCAACGGCCCTACAGGAAGGGCTCAAGCTCGTTGAAAAAGTTGGATGTACGCCGGTCATTATGGAATCAGACTCCCTCGAGCTAGTTCAGGCTTTCAATGGAATCGCTCCAGTTTTCACTCCTTACTCAGCGATACTTGCAGAGTGTTTTCAATTAGCTAAGCATTGGGCCTACTTCATTGCATCATTGCAATCCGGAAGCAAATTTGGTGGCGCACAATTTAGCTAGACATGCAGCTAGCACCGGTTCTAGTGTTTTTTGGACTGATAATCCTCCAAGCTTTATTGTTTCAGATGTGATAAACGATGTAACTTCGTTCAAATGTCAATAAAGTGCGCCATGAAAGCTTTCCCAAAAAGAAAAATCTCCTCTCCGAAAAAGGTACATGTCCGCAAATCACCTGCTCGCCGCCACATTATCTCCTTAGCAGTATCCGTGCAGGCGTCTGACGATGGCTATTTGGTCCCGCCATGCAGATTTTCTCTTTCTGAAAATTTtaccattttattttattattcaCCTCAAGCTCGCACGAGCTCCAGCTCAGTTTGACACTGTCCCTATTTTGTGCCCTAGTACATGGTCGTACTTATTTCCGTCTTCGCCCTAATAGAAGAGAAAATGCTCGTATTGAGATCATGAAGTACAACCTCGGTAACTTATTGTAAGACATTTTCACATCTTACATTAACTTACAGAGCGAGTATCTAATAGCGAGGTAATGTTTATAGCTTTTCTATCCAAAGAGAAAAAAAAACATATATGTAACCACATTTCTATTTCTACCATGAATGCATCAGTATCGGAAAAATCGTAATTCTGCATTTCATTAAAAACAAGATCAATTCTGTTACAACATGCTTTTTTTTTTTTTACCTTTGAGGACCAACCGTGGGCTTCTACACTCGGTTATCATATTTTTAACTGTAAAACAAAAGCAATTATGGGTCAATAGTCTGAAAGttttccataagcacaaggcattTTTTTCCAGGTAACCACGTGTATCATTTATCACAAACAAGAAGAATGCAAAGCATGCATGCGGAACCGACCAGAAGGGCTGAGGGTAAACACGCCCGAAGAATTTTGCAGAAAACCTGTACAAGAAAAGAAAAATACAACGGAGTCTTTAGGTAATCCTGCAATCGCCATCGTCTTTGCTAACCATTGTCGGACTTGGACTTAGAGGAGAGACATAGCCCAGAAGGGTGTTGTGAGTTGACGAAGAAGCCTATCGCCGGCAAGGCCTTTGTTGCTGTGATGTGTCACCGAGGATCATCTCGACTCATCTCGAGTCCCAAAGCCTTCGTCAGCCATTGACGTCGTCGAGGGCTCAAGGTTGGGCACCAGATCTGGCACCATCAATCCTCAAGTCCAAATCTGCAACCGCCACCCGCTCTTGCCCACCAGTGATGTCGCTAGGTACGACAACCACCGGTCAAAGACCTAAACATGCCGAACTGAAGAGTCGACGAAAGACATAACCCATCGACTCCTCAAAACTGCCATGGACGCTATTGAGGCATTGAGACACGACTGGAGCCTGGGCATTACTTTTGGATGCATTATCATCATCATGGTCAGAAGCACCGCCCCACAAACGAAGCCTACCCTAACTGTGTGTCGGGGCTGAATTGCCGAGGTCCCTACCCCCCTCCAGTCATCGGAGAAGACGACGTAGGAGGCAGGGACCAATGACGTTGCAGATGGAGGTTGGGAGCGGCAACTCGCCTATCCAATCATCTCTCTCGACAGTTGTTGGAATGAAGCAGTATGAGGAGATGTAAGCGCAAGGCCGTTAGCCATCACACATGCATGTGATATGCATGCTAAAACTTTGGACAAACCAAATCCAGGTCAAGTTGCTCGACCTGATGAACCACCCTAGTGTGGCTTGACCCCCTAGCCCTTTTTAGGCCAAAATCACTATTTTGATCGTGTTAGGATTTTTTTAGCATGATTTGAACCATTTCAGATTTTGTAGCACGATATGATCCTCTTGTTAACGCCATGGCTTGTGGCGTTTCTGCTCGACCCAGACACGCCAAACCCAACAAAGCTTCTTCTGAGAATAGATAAGTTGCCACGGGCACACGTTGCTGAAAACGCCACCGCCCATGGCATTTCCAGTAACGCCATATGGTTTAGCGTTTCCGCCCTGCCATGTAGGTGTTCAATTGCTACTCGACCAGATCATGGCCAGGCCAGAAACGACAGGCGGTTTGGCATTTCTATGTGGGTTAGAAGCGCAACAAGCCATGGTGTTGCTGAAAATGGTCAGATCGTGTTCAAAATTTCGAAGAAGGTTATTTTGCTCTAAAATTTTCTAACAAGGTAAAAAAGTGATTTTGGCCCTTTTTTAATACGAAATAATCTTTGTTTTTTTGAGAAAACAATACGAAATAACCAATAAAAAAGAACATTAACCATGAAATTCTGGGCCGGCCCATTCCATCTTGATCCCGAACCGCTCGCGAATATCCATCCATCATCCGTGTCGTGACGGAACGGACGGCCATCCTGCCGCGCGTCCTCGCTCACCGCCAAGCCCCACCGCACCACTCCCGTCCAAAACCCCACCCCACCTACCTACCCACTCCCTTCCCTCTCGCCGCCGCAGCCGCAGCCCGACGCTTCGCCGCAGCCAGAGGCCATTCTGCACTCCCCACTCCGCCCCGGAGAGCAGGCCTCGACCCCGAGAGGGATACCGGAATGTCGGCGATGATGGGGGCGCGGCTGGACCTGGCGCCCTTCCTCCTCtccccgtcgccctcgccgccctcctccgcccTCCGCCTCCGGACCTCCCCGccctctccggcggcggcggcgaggacccgCTTGCTCGCCCCGAGGGCTGCCGCCGCGGCGACCGCCGTCTCCGCCAAGCCGGCGGCGGCCGCGCCGCTGTCCGCCGACCGCTCcgtcgtccgcctcgggctccccAGCAAGGGCCGCATGGCCGAGCTAACCCTAAGCCTCCTCAAGGTCCCGTCCCCGTGCCCAGTCTCTCGCTTCCATTTCTGGGACTGAATTTTGTGATGGTTTTTGCTGATTTTGTTGCTGTGGTGGTGTTTGGTGCAGAGTTGCCAGTTGTCGGTGAGGCAGCTCAACCCGCGGCAATACACCGCCGACATCCCACAGGTGAGTTCTCATCTCCGTCTCCTCGGCATCACTGTGTACCGTATCTAGGCATGAGAAGTGTTTTGTTGCTGTGAGCAGGGACTGAATCAGTAAGTCTTCAGGCCCTGATTGGCTCATTGATAGGACGGCACAGTTTAGAGACACCGTGGTTTGACAGTTTATTGGATTTGTTTAACGTATCATTGCTCGTATGCAGCGTCTCTTTCATGCTTAAACACTGTACCTCGGCATGTCCTGCATTTGTTTCATCTACAATTGACATTAGCATGGGGCTTAATACCACAATACAAACATTCTCTATTTGGGCATATCAATGAGGTGGCCTTCTAATTTTCTGATTATTTTAAAATAGTTAGAGGAGCATCGGTTTATTGCATCAGCCAAGATGTGATACATCAGAAGATTTGTTCCATATCTGATTTTTTTTTCCCAACAGTTCTGTCAAGATGATCCATCGATTGTCCATAATATTGCAGAATAATAATATGTGTCCCGTCTTTGACATAATAAATAATAAATTGGAAGATGTTCAGAGATTTAGACCAACTGGAACATTAACAATCTAAAATATTTATTAGGTTTGCTGTGCTGTGTTGCTTTGTGTTGTAGTTtcactacaacaacaacaaccaagcctttagtcccaaacaagttggggtaggctagaggtgaaacccataagatctcgcgaccaactcatggctctggcacatggatagcaagcttccacgcacccctgtccatagctagttctctggtgatactccaatccttcaggtctctcttaacggactcctcccatgtcaaatttggtctaccccggcctctcttgacattctccgcccgCTTTAGCcgcccgctatgcactggagcttctggaggcctgcgctgaatatgcccaaaccccatctcaaacgatgttggacaagcttctcttcaatttgtgctaccccaactctatctcgtatatcatcattccggactctatcattcctcgtgtggccacacatacatctcaacatacgcatctccgccacacctaattgttgaacatgtcgccttttagtcggccaacactcagcgccatacaacattgcgggtcgaacaaccgtcctatagaacttgccttttagcttttgtgtcactctcttgtcatagagaatgccagaagcttggcgccacttcatccatccggcttttattcgatggttcacatcttcatcaatacccccatcctcccgtagcattgaccccaaatatcgaaaggtgttcttctgaggtaccacctgcccctcaaggctaacctcctcctcctcacacctaatagtactgaaaccgcacatcatgtactcaattttagttctactaagcctaaaccctttcgattccaaggtttgtctccataactctaacttcccatTTACCCccttccgactatcgtcaactagcaccacatcatccgcaaagagcatacaccatgggatatctccttgtatatcccttgttacctcatccatcaccaaggcaaaaagataagggctcaaagctgacccctgatgtagtcctatcttaatcgggaagtcatcagtgtcgacatcacttgttcgaacacttgtcacaacattatcgtacatgtccttgatgagggtaatgtacttggctgggactttgtgtttctccaaggctcaCCACATGACATTtctcggtatcttatcataggccttctccaagtcaatgaacaccatatgcaagtccttcttttgctccctgtatctctccataagttgtcgtaccaagaaaatgtctTCCATGGTCgatctcccaggcatgaaaccaaactgatttttggtcatacttgtcattcttcttaagcggtgctcaatgactctcttctTAAACTGTAGTTTCACTGTATAGAAAAAAAATCCTTACTGGTTCATGTAAAACTTACCCTTCCGATTAACTATTTTGCATCAGCAAAGCTCTGCAAAGAGAACTTATGCAACCAGTTATTCATAGAGTCAACAAAATTAAACCTGTAAATCTAATTTGTTGGGTAATGGGTATTCGTCAGCTGTTCATACAGTCAGGTTTGAAGTTTGTTCAAAACAACATCCAACCCATAAATCTAATTTGTTGGGTAATTGGTATTTGTCTGTTATTCATACAGTTAGGTTTGGAGTTTGTTCAAAACAACTAGTTTGTTGGGTAATGCGTATTTGGTTGCACCAttgccatgtactccctccgtcccaaaataagtgtctcaacttattttgggatggagggagtagataatCTGATAAAATCAGGGAAGCAAAAATAAGAATGTCGAACCTGCATCTTCATGTCTGTTGAGTATCTGAAAATTTCAGTGTGGGATATTGAGccttttttttgtatgacctattTGTGTTTACAAATTACAATATAACTTCCAGCGATTCCCTGCTAATCCTGTTCTGTCGCATGGTGGGCAGCTAAAATCTATAAGTGTTTATGCATACACTTTCATGCCTAGAAATAGTGTTACATTCGCTGTGTCTGTAAAATCTGCCTATATCTAATTAATCTACAGAAATACGTGTGGTGGTTTGAAGTACTgtgaaacagagggagtaatagATGGTTATGGTAAAGTTCTAATACACTTTTGTATGCAGGTTCCAAATTTGGAGGTTTGGTTTCAGAGGCCCACTGATATTGTTCGTAAACTATGTTCAGGGGATCTTGATCTTGGTATTGTGGGTTATGACATAATCAGTGAATACGCGCAGGTAAAATTTTGAGGAATAATGTTAAATCTTTTGGCCCAGTGTATGGCTACCTTTAGTTTTAGAAGTTTCTGCTGGACTAAGATCTACTGATTGATTGTTTTCAGTTCCTTTGATATATGCTGATATACATTTAAGATTTTTTATGACAGGGCAATGATGATCTagttattattcatgatgctctcgatTTCGGACATTGTCGCCTGTCCCTTGCGGTATGGTATATCCAAGTACATTTATTACTAACAGCCTAACTATACTCATATAAAAAAACCATTTCTATGATCAGGTGCCAAAGGAAGGTATTTTTGATAGCATCAATACTCTGGAGGATTTGTTAAATATGCCTCAATGGACTGAAGAAAGACCCATGCGTGTCGTTACAGGATTTGGTTATGTATGGTCATGAATAAACTTTAATTTGTTAGTCCGCTCCCCTCATGGAAACTGGTTTGTTGAtcattgatttttttgattttattGCAGGTAGGTGCAAAGTTTTTGAAAGAAAAGGGTTTCAAACATGTTTCATTTTTA
This window encodes:
- the LOC119291908 gene encoding ATP phosphoribosyltransferase, chloroplastic-like; its protein translation is MSAMMGARLDLAPFLLSPSPSPPSSALRLRTSPPSPAAAARTRLLAPRAAAAATAVSAKPAAAAPLSADRSVVRLGLPSKGRMAELTLSLLKSCQLSVRQLNPRQYTADIPQVPNLEVWFQRPTDIVRKLCSGDLDLGIVGYDIISEYAQGNDDLVIIHDALDFGHCRLSLAVPKEGIFDSINTLEDLLNMPQWTEERPMRVVTGFGYVGAKFLKEKGFKHVSFLAGDGALESYPAMGMADAIVDLVSSGTTLRENNLKEIDGGIILESQATLVASKKSLNRREGVLEISHEMLERLEAHLTASGKIMVTANMRGNSAEEVAERVLSQTSLCGLQGPTISPVYCTLDGKVAVDYYAINVVVPQKSLYKSIQQLRSIGGSGVLVSKLTYIFDEETPRWRKLLSELGM